The genomic region ACGGTACCTGTATGGCCAGATTCTCATAGACCACGACTTGACTATGCCCCCACCCGATCGAGATGATATCGAGATCACCATCCCCGTCGATGTCCGTGGATAGAGCGCCATCGTGATGCTCATCGCCGGTATGGACGAGATGAGGAGTCCACGAGTGGCCCTTTCCGTCGAGGTTCTCAAATACGAGCAATCTGGCAGTTTCGGAAGCCTTGAGGTTATGTTCGCCGACAATGACGTCGAAATCTCCGTCCCCGTCCATGTCGATGACATCGAGACTCATCGGACCAATGACCTCGGCGATGTGGTGTTCCTTCCAAACATCGGTCGCGTTGGGAGGTTGCTCGTACCATGCCAGCTTGCCTGGCACACTGATCGCTTCGAATCCCACGACGGCGTCCAGTCGTCCGTCGCCGTTCATATCAACTAAGCGGTTTCTATCAGGATTGCCCTCCTGCTCCGCGACCCGTTGCGGCTGCCAGCGAAACCAGTTGGTTCCCAGGAACTGATCGATCATCCTGAACCGTTTTCGATATTGGGGACATTCATTGCACAACCAGTTGGTCCCAAGGAGCAGATCGATTGTGCCGTCTCGATCGATATCCGCGGCAGTGATTTGCTCGTCTTGAGAGGTCCTCGAGAGCGTTCGCCACCGCCACTGCATCTTCCCTGGGTCAGAAGGAACGGTCAACATTTGGATTCCCCGGCCTGCTTCATGCCAGGATACGGCAACCTCAAGCATCGCCTGATTGCTGTAAGTGGCCACCGCTGTCCCTTGAAGGAAATCCCCCTGGCCGGCATCAATATTCTCAAGCACCGTGAAGGTCCCCCTTCCGTCGTTGCGGGCCCACACGAACTTCGAATTGGCTTCCGAGCCCTTCCCTTTCGTTCCCAGGACATCGATGTCCCCGTCTCGGTCGAAATCATAGACAGCGGCCATGTTATTGAGTGGCCACCCTATGAGCTGTCGGCTCCAAACCCCTGCAGGCTTGCCAGGATTCCTGTACCACCACCCGCCGGTTATCAGGTCCCGCTTGCCGTCCCCATCGACGTCTGCGCTGTCGACGAAGACCGCACGCCACGGTCTGTCGGCATCGATGACATGGCGGCGCCACTTGTCCAAAGTTGGCTTTGCCGACGAGGCCTGCACGCTCTTGTTCAACCAGACATCGATCCGCGGAGAATCCCAGCGAAACGGTTTGCTTAGGATATCAATATCTCCGTCTCCGTCGAGGTCAGCCACCTTGGTTTCGTGATTGTCCATCCCTGAAGCCATCACGGACTTTGTGAAATGGCCGGCGCCGTCGCCAAAAAAGATCCACATTCTAGCACTTGGATGATCGTCGGCTTCGGACCACTGACGCATCTCCGCGCAGAACACATCCAGGTGCCCATCGCCGTTGAAGTCGGCCACTTGAAGACTGTGTCCATGAATCACATCTTCGCCGAGCAAGTCGTGACCAACCCATTGCCCGTCCGTCCACTCATACCATTTCAACCGTCCGATGCCGTCTCCTGTCACAAACACGACTTCCGGCCATCCTCCTTCCTTCACCTGACCCACTGCCGTACGCGAGAAAGTTTGTGTTGCGTCAATCATTTGGGTGGCAAACTGAGTCCCACCCAGATGCTTCAGCCATAGCCCGCCTCCCACGATGTCCACAATGCCATCTTGGTCCAGATCGAAACTCACCAAGCCCTCGTAGTTTCCCGAAGGCCAGGAAAAGATTTCCGTATATTGCCAGGGCTGGGTAGTTCTTGGATCATCAGGAATTTCGGCAAGGAAAAGTTTTCGAGCCTGTTGGTTCCAGAAGACGAGTTCCGGCTTTCCATCCCCGTCAAAATCACCGGTGATCTGGTCGTGATGATTTGCATGCCCGGAATTCTTGATTTCTCGTCGAGTCCACGGTTGATGAGGCGCATAATAGGGATATGGGTTCTCCCACCACCATACTTTGTTGTCTCCCCCGTCCGCTCCAAAGACGATATCGAGATCGCCGTCTCCATCGATGTCCAACCAGGTTCCCCCTGCTTCAATTGGAAGAGCAGAACTATCGATGACATACTTGGTCCAACCGAGTGTCTCCCGGCGGTACCAGACGACGGACGGTCCCACCTCTCCGGCAGCAATGACGAAGTCATTCAATCCATTTTTGTCGATATCCAATATCAAGCTTGCCGTTTGCGAACGAGATGGACCGGACGGAGGAATGATTCCGGTCTTGCTGGAAAGGTGCGTCCACTGAGAGGTTTCTGGTGCCTTTGTTAGTTTCGTGCCCGCTCCGGCTACAGCAGCGAAGAAGATGGCCCCGACCAAGGCCAGTAATTTGAAGAAGCGGCGAAGAGCCCCTGGTGGGGATTTTATGGCCTTGAGGCACACAGAGCTCAACCGTCACTTCAATATGTCTGGCTGACAGTCGGTGTTCGACACTTGAGTCTCTAGCTCGTTGGTGTGTTCGTGCCCATCGCCCAGCGGTCCCCACCTGCATGGAAAAACGACGAGGCCGAACTTTCTTTCTACTCCCCTCCCGGACCCATAGTAATCACGAGCTTCGACATCGAAGCTTGCGCATCGGTCGATCTTGTCATGCCAACGAGGACCCACTCCGGCCAACCAAACGGATAGGTAGTATTGGGACGGCATTAGGGTGAGGGAATCAACCTCCAAATCGATAAATCCGTCGCCCGGTGATAGGAGAGGGACTTCATATCCCGAACTCCATGTGTTCAAGCTGGCAATCATGGTGCCCAGTTCATTGTAAATTTCAACGCCGAAATACGGATACGACACCGGTTCTGTCACCGTATAGTGAAGCCGAAGAGCCATGCGTTCTCCCGTTCGCACAATCTCT from Nitrospira japonica harbors:
- a CDS encoding FG-GAP repeat domain-containing protein translates to MNDFVIAAGEVGPSVVWYRRETLGWTKYVIDSSALPIEAGGTWLDIDGDGDLDIVFGADGGDNKVWWWENPYPYYAPHQPWTRREIKNSGHANHHDQITGDFDGDGKPELVFWNQQARKLFLAEIPDDPRTTQPWQYTEIFSWPSGNYEGLVSFDLDQDGIVDIVGGGLWLKHLGGTQFATQMIDATQTFSRTAVGQVKEGGWPEVVFVTGDGIGRLKWYEWTDGQWVGHDLLGEDVIHGHSLQVADFNGDGHLDVFCAEMRQWSEADDHPSARMWIFFGDGAGHFTKSVMASGMDNHETKVADLDGDGDIDILSKPFRWDSPRIDVWLNKSVQASSAKPTLDKWRRHVIDADRPWRAVFVDSADVDGDGKRDLITGGWWYRNPGKPAGVWSRQLIGWPLNNMAAVYDFDRDGDIDVLGTKGKGSEANSKFVWARNDGRGTFTVLENIDAGQGDFLQGTAVATYSNQAMLEVAVSWHEAGRGIQMLTVPSDPGKMQWRWRTLSRTSQDEQITAADIDRDGTIDLLLGTNWLCNECPQYRKRFRMIDQFLGTNWFRWQPQRVAEQEGNPDRNRLVDMNGDGRLDAVVGFEAISVPGKLAWYEQPPNATDVWKEHHIAEVIGPMSLDVIDMDGDGDFDVIVGEHNLKASETARLLVFENLDGKGHSWTPHLVHTGDEHHDGALSTDIDGDGDLDIISIGWGHSQVVVYENLAIQVP